The following are encoded together in the Triticum dicoccoides isolate Atlit2015 ecotype Zavitan chromosome 6B, WEW_v2.0, whole genome shotgun sequence genome:
- the LOC119326237 gene encoding indole-2-monooxygenase-like produces MHIFVTMAAQLVAALLSPQALSLYLLLVPVLLLYYSATKTKRSGSEQAAAAGHGEERPLPAPPSKLPLIGHLHLIGTDPHLSLAALTAQHGDGGVLLLHLGQVRNLVVTTPGAAEAVLRTHDHVFASRPQSAFADALLDGSDIAFAPYGEFWRQLRRLVTTHLLSARKVLSLRAGREEEACLVMAKIRDAAAAGAAVDVSTLLATFTNDVACRAVSGKFFREEGRNELFREVIDGNVAAFGGFNPQDYFPSLAKVDALARVLFPKMTRLRKRWDGLLDRIIDDHASKASLQQEDEEADFVDVLLARQHEYSLTRQHIKAILVDMFVAGTDTSYVVLEFAMAELMRKPHLMAKLQAEVRDKTPKGQPMVMEDDLGGMTYLKAVLKETLRLHPPLPLLLPHFSMDKCVINGYTVPAETRVIINVWAIGRDPGSWEDAEEFIPERFEDAASPDYKGRDFGILPFGAGRRICPGINFGMASVEIMMANLAYCFDWELPGRMQHKDLDMTEVFGMTIHRKEKLLLVPTTRDVSHE; encoded by the exons ATGCACATCTTTGTCACCATGGCGGCCCAGCTAGTGGCAGCACTCTTATCTCCACAAGCACTATCGCTTTATCTCCTGCTCGTCCCTGTCCTCCTCCTCTACTACTCGGCAACAAAAACAAAGAGATCGGGGAGCGAGCAGGCTGCGGCGGCGGGCCATGGCGAAGAGCGCCCCCTTCCTGCGCCTCCGAGCAAGCTCCCTCTCATCGGCCACCTCCACCTCATCGGCACCGACCCCCACCTCTCGCTCGCGGCGCTCACCGCCCAGCACGGCGACGGCGGGGTCCTGCTCCTCCACCTGGGCCAGGTGCGCAACCTCGTGGTCACCACCCCTGGCGCCGCGGAGGCGGTCCTGCGCACGCACGACCATGTCTTCGCGTCGCGCCCGCAGAGCGCGTTCGCCGACGCGCTCCTTGACGGCTCCGACATCGCTTTCGCCCCCTACGGCGAGTTCTGGAGGCAGCTGAGGCGGCTCGTCACCACGCACCTGCTCAGCGCCAGGAAGGTGCTGTCGCTCCGCGCTGGTCGCGAGGAGGAGGCATGTCTGGTCATGGCCAAGATCCGCGACGCcgcggccgccggcgccgccgtggACGTGTCCACGCTGCTCGCCACCTTCACCAACGACGTCGCGTGCCGCGCCGTGTCCGGCAAGTTCTTCCGGGAGGAAGGCCGGAACGAGCTGTTCCGGGAGGTGATCGACGGCAACGTGGCGGCGTTCGGGGGGTTCAACCCGCAGGACTACTTCCCGAGCCTGGCCAAGGTGGACGCGCTGGCGCGGGTGCTGTTCCCCAAGATGACTCGGCTGAGGAAGAGGTGGGACGGGCTGCTCGACAGGATCATCGACGACCATGCCAGCAAAGCATCGCTGCAGCAAGAAGATGAGGAGGCCGACTTCGTGGACGTTCTCCTCGCTCGTCAACACGAGTACAGTCTCACTAGACAGCATATCAAGGCTATTTTGGTG GACATGTTTGTAGCTGGGACGGACACGTCATACGTAGTCCTAGAGTTCGCCATGGCCGAGCTCATGCGAAAGCCACACCTAATGGCCAAACTCCAAGCCGAGGTAAGGGACAAGACACCCAAGGGCCAACCAATGGTCATGGAGGACGACTTGGGCGGCATGACCTACCTAAAGGCGGTCTTGAAGGAGACGCTCCGGCTACACCCTCCATTGCCCCTCCTCCTCCCGCACTTCTCCATGGACAAGTGCGTCATCAACGGCTACACTGTCCCCGCCGAAACCCGTGTCATCATCAATGTGTGGGCCATCGGTAGAGACCCGGGATCATGGGAGGATGCGGAGGAGTTCATCCCTGAGAGGTTTGAGGACGCCGCGTCCCCCGACTACAAGGGGAGGGATTTCGGGATCCTGCCATTTGGAGCCGGACGAAGGATATGTCCCGGGATAAACTTTGGCATGGCGTCCGTGGAGATTATGATGGCCAACCTTGCCTATTGCTTTGACTGGGAGCTCCCGGGCCGGATGCAGCATAAGGACCTTGATATGACAGAAGTGTTTGGAATGACGATACACCGGAAGGAGAAGCTGCTTCTTGTGCCAACAACACGAGATGTTAGTCATGAATAA